The sequence below is a genomic window from Sorangiineae bacterium MSr12523.
GCGCTGGGACAACGTTCCGTACACCAACGACCCGAGCTCGGGGATCAAAACGTTGAAAGACTGGGGCGACGCGAACGGTGTCCCCTATTCACCGCCGGTCAGCCACACGGACAATCGGCCTTATCTATCCATCACCACCGAAACAGCAGGGTTCAAGACGCAGGCCAATACATGGACCGCGGCCATCAATTCCGGGGTGAAGATGGTCCAGGCCATCACTTGGAACGATCACGCCGAAGGGCACGCATTGCGTCCGAATTCCGCCACGCAATATGCGTTTTACGATTTGACAGCGTATTACGCGACGTGGTTCAAGACGCGTAAGAAGCCGGCGATCGTACGCGACGTGCTGTATTATGCGCACCGCATGCACAAGAGCACCGCGGCTCGCGATACGGCCAAGCAACCCGTCGCAACCAAATCGAAAAACGACGTTCCGTTTGTGGATCGCGTCTTCGTGCTCGGCATGCTCAAGTCTCCCGGAACCATTCAAATCACCTCCGGCGGTGCCAACACGAAGGTCGACGTTGCCGCCGGTCCGCAATTCGTCGACGCACCGCTGGCCGCCAACGACCGCCCGAGCTTTCAGCTCACACGCGATGGCGCCGTCGTGACGTCGTTCAAGAGCGCGTTTCAGACCCGTTCGCCCATCGTGTGGCAGGATCTACTCTATCGCGCCGGTAGCTCGTCGCGTCCGGCCGTGGCGGGGGTTCAGAACAATCTGCCGCAAGATCGGGACTGAGCTAGGGGCCATCCCCCTCCTTTGCGTATGGTCCTTTGGACCATGGAAAATTCCACGCAACGAGCATCACGTTTCAAGAAACTGGGGATGGCTCTAGCGGGCCTGGTAATCATTGGGCAGGTGGCGGCGTGTGCAAAGGATACGCCGCCTCCTGCGTCCCCCTTGTCCTCCCTGGAGCAGCGGACGCACGCGGGCGAGTTCCCGAACATTCATTCCGTGCTGGTGCTGCAGCATGGCCAGACCCTGGCCGAATGGTATTTCACCGGTAATGACGAAGAGCGTGGCCGCCCGCTGGGGACCGTGAAGTTCGACGCGGCAACGCTCCACGATGTACGCTCGGTCACCAAGAGCATCGTCTCACTTCTATTCGGAATTGCCGTTTCCGAGGGCGCGGTAAAAAACCTCGATGCGCCGGTACTCGAGTATTTCCCGGAGTATGCCGATTTGCACACCCCCGAGCGGATGAAGATCCGCGTGCGCGACGTGCTGTCCATGACCTCGGGGCTGGCGTGGGACGAAGACACCCTCCCCTATACCGACCCACGCAACAGCGAAATTGCCATGGATCTGGCCCCTGACGGCAACCGCTACGTCTTGGAACAGGCCATCGTGACCCCACCCGGCGAAACATTCCGCTACAGCGGGGGCGACGTCGCGATCGCCGCGACGATTTTGGCCCGGGCCACCCAGACGCCCGTGGAGATTTATGCCGAGCAAAAGATCTGGAAGCCTCTGGAGATTACCCAGCACGTCTGGCTGAAGAACGACAAGGGAGTGCCCTTTGCCGCCTCGGGCCTGCGGCTCACCCCGCGCGACATGGGAAAGATTGGCCAGATGATGCTGGCGCACGGCCAATGGAATGGCCACCAAGTGGTCCCTGCCGCGTGGGTCGATGAAGCCACCGCGAGCCACGCGCAAGTCGGGACGGATCCGAAATGCGGCACGCGTTATGGCTATTTCTGGTGGCTGTCGCCGGGTTGCACCGTCACCCCGACGACACCTTGGTACTGGGCCAATGGCAATGGCGGACAACGCATCTGGATCATTCCCTCACGCGATCTGGTGGTGGTCATGACCGCGGGCAATTACAACGTACCGAACCATAGTGCGTCCGCCTCGGCGTTGCTTTCCGCCGTACTGGCGGCCGTTCCCGCGCCCTAGTGGATTCCGTGTCAATGCGACGTCGGGATATCGCGCTGGACGATTCGCCAAG
It includes:
- a CDS encoding beta-lactamase family protein, with the protein product MALAGLVIIGQVAACAKDTPPPASPLSSLEQRTHAGEFPNIHSVLVLQHGQTLAEWYFTGNDEERGRPLGTVKFDAATLHDVRSVTKSIVSLLFGIAVSEGAVKNLDAPVLEYFPEYADLHTPERMKIRVRDVLSMTSGLAWDEDTLPYTDPRNSEIAMDLAPDGNRYVLEQAIVTPPGETFRYSGGDVAIAATILARATQTPVEIYAEQKIWKPLEITQHVWLKNDKGVPFAASGLRLTPRDMGKIGQMMLAHGQWNGHQVVPAAWVDEATASHAQVGTDPKCGTRYGYFWWLSPGCTVTPTTPWYWANGNGGQRIWIIPSRDLVVVMTAGNYNVPNHSASASALLSAVLAAVPAP